In Silvanigrella paludirubra, the following are encoded in one genomic region:
- a CDS encoding CatB-related O-acetyltransferase codes for MSEFKYPDPNNLYPINNVKRTIYLKNIIKNPNIIVGDYTYYDDPEDIYNFEKNVLYHFEFMGDKLVIGNFCQIATGVRFIMNGSNHAMEGISTYPFKVFGGIWAKKDPMNVVSKGDTVIGNDVWIGNSVTIMQGIKIGDGAIIGTNSLVTKNVEPYSIVGGNPAKEIRKRFSEETIQFLLELKWWDWDVEKISDHLNLITSGDINALKEIFMNQKNKF; via the coding sequence ATGAGTGAATTTAAATATCCTGACCCAAATAATTTATATCCAATTAATAATGTTAAACGAACTATTTATCTTAAAAATATCATAAAAAATCCAAATATAATTGTTGGTGATTATACTTATTATGATGACCCAGAGGATATTTATAACTTTGAAAAAAATGTCCTTTATCACTTTGAATTTATGGGTGATAAACTTGTCATTGGAAATTTTTGTCAAATAGCAACTGGCGTTCGTTTTATTATGAATGGATCAAACCATGCTATGGAAGGTATTTCTACTTATCCTTTTAAAGTATTTGGAGGTATTTGGGCAAAAAAAGATCCTATGAATGTTGTGAGCAAAGGTGATACTGTAATTGGAAATGATGTTTGGATCGGAAATAGTGTTACTATTATGCAAGGAATAAAAATAGGTGATGGAGCCATTATTGGAACAAACAGTCTTGTTACTAAAAATGTAGAGCCTTACAGCATTGTAGGTGGTAATCCTGCTAAAGAAATTCGTAAAAGATTTAGCGAAGAAACGATTCAATTTTTGCTTGAATTAAAATGGTGGGATTGGGATGTAGAAAAAATTAGTGATCATCTTAATTTAATCACTAGTGGTGACATTAATGCATTAAAAGAAATTTTTATGAACCAAAAAAATAAATTTTAA